In the Besnoitia besnoiti strain Bb-Ger1 chromosome XII, whole genome shotgun sequence genome, one interval contains:
- a CDS encoding polynucleotide kinase 3 phosphatase (encoded by transcript BESB_022780): MPPPLKMAKTPSKKVAADSLSRAPVPSSPFWHCVGGSLWWRHYCPEARTRFYGPSQSPNPESKERDRLAPSSEPAPSEPTRGVTGVSALLTGYKRTVRNSTDQPDCCALGDEDECPLKVWNPRRLCARVDLGMDPAGSSGPTEKQDYSAVGADRREIGCAGIALFDMDGTLITTKSGKKFPQSSSDWKLLHPSHIVQKMKYLVDEGYHVVVLSNQLGVQKGHTALASLTEKCDSLQEALSVPVTICLAVDDDLFRKPRTAAASFIFGDLVSHLHRTKCCVSWHELCVTQGSGGSWSFRRQRLSAYPPVFYVGDAAGRLGDCTGAAATDKRAGQRAKGSGNAKGKAKDHSAADLKFALNVGVPFFTPEQFFLELEEAAPPLIAHITGRTVVEGSSRRGWSRQVLQREECATHASGVQSMTSSTAGRAGADRTGSASVYAVPVKASRGPATNPPAKSHPFDPFVLLKSGSEKPQTTREHVCRLRSSQSTCLSAGDSRPAASGGKVAAANDGVEDSEGKIASSSSTSIAKLAEGGPERPVTQPELVILVGAPGSGKSTLAETVFADYTCIRQDDLKTQKKCLNACEAALAQKHNVVVDMQNATRQTRDPYIKLAKGLGTHRVRCVVLNWPKEMCKHMNTYRTLVGRERVKRLQSRLSSASEADASPTQRPSTRFRTESVPSFVLENFYRQVELPSIEAEGVDDVVMFDDTERHFVWENFSNEDERELFFSFLD, from the exons ATGCCGCCTCCGTTAAAGATGGCGAAAACGCCCTCAAAGAAAGTCGCTGCTGACTCACTTAGTCGAGCACCAGtgccgtcctcgcctttcTGGCACTGTGTAGGCGGAAGCCTCTGGTGGCGCCACTACTGCCCTGAGGCGCGAACGCGCTTCTACGGGCCTTCTCAGTCTCCGAACCCCGAGTCGAAGGAGCGTGACCGGCTGGCCCCCTCCAGTGAGCCTGCGCCAAGCGAACCCACCCGCGGCGTCACTGGAGTATCAGCTTTGCTTACTGGTTACAAGCGCACCGTGCGTAATTCCACTGATCAGCCAGACTGCTGTGCTCTCGGGGATGAAGACGAGTGCCCGCTCAAAGTATGGAACCCCCGTCGGCTCTGTGCACGCGTGGATCTTGGCATGGATCCTGCTGGATCTTCCGGGCCAACCGAGAAGCAAGACTATTCAGCTGTTGGTGCCGACCGCCGTGAGATCGGATGCGCTGGTATCGCCTTGTTTGACATGGATGGGACCCTTATCACGACAAAAAGTGGGAAAAAGTTCCCGCAGAGCTCGAGCGACTGGAAGTTGCTCCATCCATCTCATATAGTACAGAAGATGAAGTACTTAGTGGACGAG GGATACCACGTCGTCGTGCTCTCGAATCAACTTGGCGTTCAGAAAGGTCACACGGCGTTAGCGTCGCTAACTGAGAAGTGTGACAGTCTCCAGGAGGCGCTCAGCGTGCCTGTAACGATCTGCCTTGCAGTTGATGACGACCTTTTCCGGAAACCaaggacggcggcggcgtcgttcATATTTGGTGACCTTGTTTCGCATCTGCACCGCACGAAATGCTGTGTCAGCTGGCATGAACTGTGCGTAACACAGGGTTCTGGGGGATCGTGGAGCTTCCGCCGACAGCGGCTGTCGGCATATCCCCCGGTGTTTTACGTGGGGGACGCAGCTGGCAGGCTAGGCGACTGCACAGGTGCGGCTGCTACCGACAAGCGCGCAGGTCAGAGGGCAAAAGGCAGTGGAAACGCAAAGGGGAAAGCAAAAGACCACAGTGCGGCGGACTTGAAATTCGCGCTGAACGTCGGAGTACCCTTCTTCACTCCGGAGCAGTTTTTTCTCGAACTGGAGGAAGCGGCTCCACCACTGATTGCTCATATCACAGGGCGTACCGTAGTCGAGGGTTCATCACGTCGCGGGTGGAGTCGCCAAGTCCTCCAGCGGGAGGAATGCGCAACGCATGCCAGCGGTGTACAATCAATGACAAGTTCTACCGCAGGGCGGGCAGGAGCTGATCGAACCGGTTCTGCCTCAGTCTATGCCGTGCCTGTTAAAGCCTCCAGAGGCCCTGCCACTAACCCGCCTGCGAAGTCTCACCCGTTCGACCCATTTGTCTTGTTGAAATCAGGAAGTGAaaagccgcagacgacgcgcgagcaTGTTTGCAGGTTACGGAGTTCTCAAAGTACTTGCTTGTCGGCCGGAGACAGTCGGCCTGCTGCTTCGGGAGGGAAAGTGGCAGCGGCTAACGATGGCGTGGAGGACTCCGAGGGAAAGATAGCAAGTTCGTCGTCTACGTCAATTGCAAAATTGGCCGAGGGGGGACCCGAGCGGCCAGTCACACAGCCGGAACTTGTCATTCTTGTCGGCGCACCAGGCAGCGGAAAGAGCACGTTGGCGGAAACTGTGTTCGCAGACTACACTTGCATTCGCCAAGATGATCTGAAGACACAGAAAAAGTGTCTCAACGCGTGTGAAGCCGCTCTCGCACAAAAGCACAACGTTGTCGTAGATATGCAGAATGCCACGCGCCAAACACGTGATCCGTACATCAAGCTCGCGAAAGGACTTGGCACTCATCGCGTCCGGTGCGTGGTTCTTAACTGGCCAAAAGAAATGTGCAAGCACATGAACACGTACCGCACTCTGGTGGGACGCGAGAGGGTCAAGCGACTGCAAAGTCGTCTCTCCTCGGCTTCTGAAGCCGATGCGAGCCCGACCCAAAGGCCAAGCACACGGTTCCGGACGGAATCCGTTCCATCGTTCGTTCTAGAGAACTTTTACAGGCAAGTTGAGCTGCCATCCATTGAGGCGGAAGGCGTGGATGATGTTGTAATGTTCGACGATACTGAACGCCACTTCGTCTGGGAAAACTTTTCAAATGAAGATGAGCGGGAGCTGTTCTTCTCGTTTCTCGATTGA